One genomic region from Cardinium endosymbiont of Dermatophagoides farinae encodes:
- a CDS encoding UDP-2,3-diacylglucosamine diphosphatase — MIHITRLEKKIFFISDLHLPLRPSGIATPPWLEDKLLDWLDYIKPQAQALFLLGDVFDFWFEYKHLVPRGAIRFQAKLWEFSKAQIPVYFFLGNHDGWSIDYLMQECGVQLFSAPASITIAGKRFLVGHGDTIHPSMRYALFRRLYHSRWLQSFVRFLPPDWVYNQVAHYLAKKKYAKPSFFEENDRIFRYCKDKIEPFNHHEFYIFGHTHCPYIKAFNHASSYCNLSAWISHHTYACFDGTALSLLRF; from the coding sequence TTGATACACATAACAAGATTAGAGAAAAAAATCTTTTTTATATCAGATTTACATCTACCCCTTCGGCCCAGTGGTATAGCTACTCCTCCCTGGCTAGAAGATAAGCTATTAGATTGGCTAGACTATATAAAGCCACAAGCACAAGCATTATTTTTATTAGGGGATGTCTTTGATTTTTGGTTTGAGTACAAACACCTTGTGCCTAGGGGGGCCATTCGGTTTCAAGCAAAGCTTTGGGAATTCTCCAAAGCCCAGATACCTGTTTATTTTTTTCTGGGGAACCATGATGGTTGGTCTATAGATTATTTAATGCAGGAATGTGGTGTGCAGTTGTTTAGCGCACCAGCATCCATTACCATTGCTGGTAAGCGGTTTTTAGTTGGGCATGGCGATACCATTCATCCTAGCATGCGTTATGCACTATTCCGCAGGCTATACCATAGCCGTTGGCTCCAATCTTTTGTAAGGTTTTTGCCACCTGATTGGGTCTATAACCAGGTAGCGCACTATCTTGCAAAAAAAAAGTATGCGAAGCCTTCGTTTTTCGAAGAAAATGACCGTATATTTCGCTATTGCAAAGATAAGATAGAGCCTTTTAATCATCACGAATTTTATATATTTGGTCATACGCATTGTCCATATATAAAGGCGTTCAATCATGCAAGCAGTTATTGTAATTTGAGCGCTTGGATCTCACATCATACATATGCTTGTTTTGATGGCACCGCCCTTTCATTGCTTAGATTTTAA